The Candidatus Accumulibacter similis genome has a segment encoding these proteins:
- a CDS encoding S49 family peptidase, which produces MPLVHLASRLCGTPLLLAQAKLDILLAVLGARIGWPEPHAAVARPSPRVAPDAPPGIAVIPVYGTLVRRTLGLEAASGLTSYGEIGALLDAAVANPEVTGILLDVDSPGGEAGGVFELGQRIRSANAVKPVWAIAADSAFSGAYVLASAASRVYVTHTGGVGSIGVIALHVDQSARDAQQGYRYTAITAGEQKNDFSPHEPLHPAAQARLQTELDRLYGIFIDHVATMRDLDPALVRGTQAGLYFGPEALNAGLADAQGSFDDAVIDFGVFLAARRSPGRPLTAGRSLLASSLCSQEVSTMTERITPDVPQHTAAPAEPATSHGALPSPGDDAVQSAIDATRAEALAIAELCQLAGDPQRIVTFLAQGASAAEVRRALLAARAEGLEIDSRLGPDSPAREAPPDHNPLIQAVKKLTGKD; this is translated from the coding sequence ATGCCGCTCGTACACCTGGCGTCCCGTCTCTGTGGGACGCCGCTCCTGCTCGCTCAGGCCAAGCTCGACATCCTGCTCGCCGTGCTTGGAGCGCGCATCGGTTGGCCCGAACCACACGCGGCCGTCGCACGCCCTTCGCCGCGAGTAGCGCCCGATGCACCGCCCGGCATTGCCGTGATTCCGGTCTACGGCACGCTGGTGCGCCGAACACTGGGACTCGAAGCGGCCTCGGGCCTGACGTCCTACGGTGAGATTGGGGCGCTCCTGGACGCCGCGGTGGCCAACCCCGAGGTCACCGGCATCCTGCTCGATGTCGACTCTCCCGGCGGCGAGGCGGGTGGGGTCTTCGAACTCGGGCAACGAATCCGCTCGGCGAATGCCGTCAAGCCCGTTTGGGCGATCGCGGCCGACTCGGCCTTCTCGGGGGCCTACGTCCTCGCCTCGGCTGCCTCGCGGGTGTACGTCACCCATACGGGTGGCGTCGGCTCGATCGGCGTCATCGCGCTGCACGTCGACCAGTCGGCGCGCGATGCGCAGCAGGGCTACCGCTACACGGCGATCACCGCCGGCGAACAGAAGAACGACTTCTCGCCGCACGAACCGCTTCACCCGGCCGCACAGGCCCGCCTGCAGACCGAACTCGACCGGCTGTACGGGATCTTCATCGACCACGTCGCGACCATGCGCGACCTCGATCCGGCCCTCGTGCGCGGCACCCAAGCGGGACTGTACTTCGGTCCCGAAGCGCTGAACGCCGGTCTCGCCGATGCCCAGGGCAGCTTCGACGACGCCGTCATCGACTTCGGTGTGTTTCTGGCTGCGCGGCGTTCGCCGGGGCGCCCGCTCACGGCAGGCCGATCGCTCCTTGCCTCTTCCCTTTGCTCTCAGGAGGTTTCCACCATGACCGAACGCATCACCCCAGACGTCCCGCAGCACACCGCGGCTCCAGCCGAACCCGCCACGTCCCATGGCGCCCTGCCATCGCCCGGCGACGACGCCGTCCAGTCGGCCATCGACGCTACGCGCGCCGAGGCCCTGGCGATCGCCGAACTGTGCCAATTGGCAGGTGATCCGCAGCGCATCGTGACCTTCCTGGCGCAAGGAGCCAGCGCCGCGGAGGTGCGCCGCGCGCTGCTGGCGGCACGCGCCGAGGGTCTCGAAATCGACTCGCGCCTTGGCCCCGATTCCCCGGCGCGCGAAGCGCCGCCCGACCACAACCCGCTGATCCAGGCGGTCAAGAAACTTACCGGAAAGGACTGA
- a CDS encoding phage portal protein — protein MSFWTRIKASFASLPIYDGTGSGRRTLAWMPGNPGAIAALLSTQTELRAKSRDLVRRNPWAAAALDAFVANAIGTGIKPQSMVADVALRERLQALFRDWTEEADAAGLTDFYGLQALACRAMLEGGEALVRLRYRRIEDGLVVPLQLQVLEPEHLPVTLNTVAESGNVVRAGIEFNRLGQRVAYHLYRSHPEDGALSPMSGAGGLDTVRVPATEIIHLYRPLRPGQIRGEPWLARALVKLHELDQYDDAELVRKKTAAMFAGFITRQSPEDNLMGEGLADAAGVALAGLEPGTLQILEPGEDIKFSDPADLGGSYSEFLRNQFRAVAAAIGITYEQLTGDLTGVNYSSIRAGLLEFRRRCEMLQHGVIVHQLCRPVWRAWLEQAVLAGQIDVPGFARDPRATLTAKWIPQGWQWVDPQKEFNALKLAIRAGLTSRSEAISSFGYDAEDIDREIAADNARADALGLRFDSDPRYDNQNEPAAAPAPPPDPQES, from the coding sequence ATGAGCTTCTGGACGCGGATCAAGGCCAGCTTCGCGAGCCTGCCGATCTACGACGGCACCGGCAGCGGGCGGCGCACGCTCGCCTGGATGCCCGGCAATCCGGGCGCGATTGCCGCCCTGCTCTCGACGCAGACGGAACTGCGCGCCAAGAGTCGCGACCTCGTGCGTCGCAACCCCTGGGCCGCGGCGGCGCTGGATGCCTTCGTCGCCAACGCCATCGGCACCGGCATCAAGCCGCAGTCGATGGTGGCCGACGTCGCGCTTCGCGAGCGGCTGCAGGCACTCTTCCGGGACTGGACCGAAGAGGCCGACGCCGCCGGACTCACCGATTTCTACGGCTTGCAGGCGCTCGCCTGCCGGGCGATGCTCGAAGGCGGTGAAGCGCTGGTCCGTCTGCGCTACCGCCGCATCGAGGATGGGCTGGTCGTTCCGCTGCAGTTGCAGGTGCTGGAACCCGAGCATCTGCCGGTCACGCTCAACACCGTCGCCGAGAGCGGCAACGTCGTGCGCGCCGGCATCGAGTTCAACCGCCTTGGGCAACGGGTGGCGTACCACCTGTACCGTTCGCACCCCGAAGACGGAGCGCTCTCACCGATGTCGGGTGCCGGTGGACTCGACACCGTGCGCGTGCCGGCGACCGAGATCATCCACCTCTACCGCCCGCTGCGACCCGGCCAGATCCGCGGCGAGCCGTGGCTCGCGCGGGCGCTGGTCAAGCTGCACGAGCTCGACCAGTACGACGACGCCGAACTGGTGCGCAAGAAGACCGCCGCGATGTTCGCTGGTTTCATCACGCGCCAGAGTCCCGAAGACAACCTGATGGGCGAAGGCCTGGCCGACGCTGCCGGCGTGGCGCTCGCCGGGCTCGAACCCGGTACGCTGCAGATCCTCGAGCCCGGCGAAGACATCAAGTTCTCCGACCCGGCCGACCTCGGCGGCAGCTACAGTGAGTTCCTGCGCAATCAGTTCCGCGCGGTGGCCGCCGCGATCGGCATCACTTACGAGCAACTGACCGGCGATCTCACCGGGGTGAACTACTCCAGCATCCGCGCCGGCCTCCTCGAATTCCGCCGGCGCTGCGAGATGCTGCAGCACGGCGTGATCGTGCATCAGCTCTGCCGGCCGGTGTGGCGGGCGTGGCTGGAGCAGGCGGTGTTGGCCGGGCAAATCGATGTGCCCGGCTTCGCGCGCGATCCCCGTGCGACCCTCACGGCGAAATGGATCCCGCAGGGCTGGCAGTGGGTCGATCCGCAGAAAGAGTTCAACGCCCTGAAGCTCGCCATCCGGGCGGGGCTCACCAGCCGCTCGGAAGCGATCTCGTCGTTTGGCTACGACGCCGAGGACATCGACCGCGAGATTGCCGCCGACAACGCCCGAGCGGATGCGCTGGGACTGCGGTTCGACAGCGATCCGCGGTACGACAACCAGAACGAGCCGGCGGCGGCTCCGGCGCCGCCACCCGATCCACAGGAATCCTGA